A region from the Leptolyngbya subtilissima AS-A7 genome encodes:
- the clpB gene encoding ATP-dependent chaperone ClpB, with the protein MQPTQSQFTEKAWDAIVRSQDIAKQSQQQQIESYHLMLALLDQDGLASSIFAKLGMNGQVLRDRTEAFINSQPKVSGSGSSVYLGKSLDALLDRADRYKKDYGDEYISIEHLILAYPGDTRFGKALFQDLGLSEAKLKQAIQDIRGTQKVTDQNPEGKYQSLEKYGRDLTDAARRGKLDPVIGRDDEIRRTIQILSRRTKNNPVLIGEPGVGKTAIAEGLAQRIVSGDVPQSLKDRQLIALDMGALIAGAKYRGEFEERLKSVLKEVTDSEGQIVLFIDEIHTVVGAGATQGAMDAGNLLKPMLARGELRCIGATTLDEYRKYIEKDAALERRFQQVYVDQPTVPDTISILRGLKERYEVHHGVKISDSALVAAATLSTRYISDRFLPDKAIDLVDEAAAKLKMEITSKPEELDEVDRKILQLEMERLSLKKEVDAASLERLERIERELADLKEQQSALNAQWQSEKDTIDNIQSVKEEIDQVNIEIQQAERDYDLNRAAELKYGKLTELQRQLETAETQLADTQTTGKTLLREEVTEADIAEIISKWTGIPVSKLVQSEMQKLLLLEDELHQRVIGQEEAVTAVADAIQRSRAGLADPNRPIASFIFLGPTGVGKTELAKALAAYLFDTEEALVRIDMSEYMEKHAVSRLIGAPPGYVGYDEGGQLTEAIRRRPFAVILFDEIEKAHPDVFNVMLQILDDGRVTDAQGRTVDFKNSIIIMTSNIGSQFILDVAGDDAKYDEMKSRVMDALRGNFRPEFLNRVDEMIIFHGLLKSQLREIVKLQVARLEARLEDRKMAVKLSESALDFLAEVGYDPVYGARPLKRAIQRELETQIAKSILRGEFGEGDTIHVDVENERLAFRRLNADLLKV; encoded by the coding sequence ATGCAACCCACCCAAAGCCAATTTACTGAAAAAGCCTGGGATGCCATTGTGCGATCGCAGGATATTGCCAAGCAGTCCCAGCAACAGCAGATCGAGAGCTACCACCTGATGCTGGCGCTGCTCGATCAAGATGGTCTGGCCAGCAGCATTTTTGCCAAGCTGGGGATGAACGGGCAGGTGCTGCGCGATCGCACCGAAGCCTTTATCAACAGCCAGCCCAAGGTCTCGGGCAGTGGCTCATCGGTATATCTGGGCAAATCCCTCGATGCCCTGCTCGATCGCGCCGACCGGTACAAAAAAGACTACGGTGACGAATATATTTCCATCGAGCACCTGATATTGGCTTACCCTGGCGACACACGCTTTGGAAAAGCTCTGTTTCAAGATTTAGGCTTGAGCGAAGCTAAGCTCAAGCAGGCTATTCAAGATATTCGAGGCACCCAAAAAGTGACCGATCAAAACCCCGAAGGCAAGTATCAATCCCTCGAAAAATATGGGCGCGACCTCACCGATGCCGCTCGGCGGGGCAAGCTCGACCCCGTGATTGGCCGTGACGATGAGATTCGCCGCACTATCCAAATTCTTTCGCGCCGCACGAAAAACAACCCGGTGCTGATTGGTGAGCCGGGGGTAGGTAAGACTGCGATCGCCGAAGGTCTGGCCCAGCGCATTGTCAGCGGTGACGTGCCCCAATCCCTCAAAGACCGCCAGCTGATCGCCCTCGACATGGGCGCGCTAATTGCCGGGGCTAAATATCGTGGCGAATTTGAAGAGCGCCTCAAGTCGGTGCTCAAAGAAGTCACCGACTCCGAAGGGCAAATCGTTCTCTTTATCGACGAGATTCACACCGTAGTGGGGGCCGGGGCCACCCAGGGGGCCATGGATGCCGGCAACCTGCTAAAGCCCATGCTGGCTCGGGGCGAGCTGCGCTGTATCGGCGCAACAACGCTGGATGAGTACCGCAAATACATCGAAAAAGACGCCGCCCTAGAGCGCCGCTTCCAGCAGGTCTATGTTGACCAGCCCACCGTGCCCGACACCATCTCAATTCTGCGCGGTTTGAAAGAACGCTACGAGGTACACCACGGGGTCAAAATCTCCGACAGCGCCCTGGTAGCTGCTGCCACCCTCTCGACCCGCTACATCTCGGATCGCTTCCTGCCCGACAAGGCCATCGACCTAGTGGACGAAGCCGCCGCCAAGCTGAAGATGGAGATTACCTCCAAGCCCGAAGAGCTAGATGAAGTCGATCGCAAAATTCTTCAGCTCGAAATGGAGCGCCTATCGCTGAAAAAAGAAGTCGACGCCGCCTCCCTAGAGCGCCTAGAGCGCATCGAGCGCGAGCTAGCCGATCTCAAAGAGCAGCAGAGCGCCCTGAATGCCCAGTGGCAGTCTGAAAAAGACACCATCGACAACATTCAGTCGGTCAAAGAAGAGATCGACCAGGTCAACATCGAAATTCAGCAGGCCGAGCGCGACTACGACCTGAATCGGGCGGCCGAACTCAAGTACGGCAAGCTCACCGAGCTCCAGCGCCAGCTCGAAACCGCTGAAACTCAGCTAGCCGACACCCAGACCACCGGCAAAACCCTGCTGCGCGAAGAGGTGACTGAAGCAGACATCGCTGAAATCATCTCCAAGTGGACGGGCATTCCGGTCAGCAAGCTAGTGCAGTCTGAAATGCAGAAGCTCTTGCTGCTCGAAGACGAACTGCACCAGCGGGTGATCGGCCAGGAGGAGGCAGTGACGGCGGTGGCCGATGCGATTCAGCGATCGCGGGCAGGCCTCGCCGATCCCAATCGTCCGATCGCCAGCTTCATCTTCCTCGGTCCCACTGGCGTGGGCAAAACCGAGTTGGCCAAGGCTCTAGCCGCCTACCTGTTCGACACCGAAGAGGCTTTGGTGCGCATCGACATGTCGGAATACATGGAGAAGCACGCCGTCTCACGCCTGATTGGTGCGCCTCCGGGCTACGTCGGCTATGACGAAGGCGGTCAGCTCACAGAGGCGATTCGCCGCCGCCCCTTTGCGGTGATTCTGTTCGACGAGATCGAGAAGGCTCACCCCGACGTGTTTAACGTCATGCTGCAAATTCTTGACGATGGCCGCGTCACCGATGCCCAGGGCCGCACGGTGGACTTCAAAAACTCCATCATCATCATGACCAGCAACATCGGCTCCCAGTTCATTCTCGACGTGGCCGGCGACGACGCTAAGTACGACGAAATGAAATCGCGGGTGATGGATGCCCTGCGAGGCAACTTCCGGCCCGAGTTCCTCAACCGAGTCGATGAGATGATCATCTTCCACGGGTTGCTCAAGTCGCAGCTGAGGGAAATTGTCAAACTGCAAGTCGCCCGACTCGAAGCCCGGCTTGAAGACCGCAAGATGGCCGTCAAACTTAGCGAATCGGCCCTCGACTTTTTGGCTGAAGTTGGCTACGACCCCGTCTATGGGGCTCGTCCCCTGAAGCGGGCTATCCAGCGCGAGCTCGAAACTCAAATTGCCAAATCGATTCTGCGCGGTGAGTTTGGCGAAGGCGACACCATCCATGTGGATGTCGAAAATGAGCGGCTTGCCTTTAGACGGCTCAACGCCGACCTGCTCAAGGTCTAG
- a CDS encoding DUF4327 family protein: MLRSLHYSIDIIRDEARQLVQKGVVSRQQPIYTLCRHIPAREWAMVETELESSGFLLRDRVGDLMGREDWEND; the protein is encoded by the coding sequence ATGCTTCGGTCCCTCCACTACTCCATTGACATCATTCGTGACGAAGCTCGACAGCTGGTTCAAAAGGGTGTGGTTAGCCGTCAACAACCGATTTATACCCTTTGCCGCCATATTCCCGCCCGTGAATGGGCGATGGTGGAAACCGAGCTTGAGTCTTCAGGGTTTTTGCTGCGCGATCGCGTCGGCGACCTCATGGGCCGCGAAGATTGGGAAAATGACTAG
- a CDS encoding FAD-dependent oxidoreductase, giving the protein MKRFFRALTAPILASTLVAGSIPLPIGNAQAQESVSPRVAQLPQAPDQVVECELLIVGGGLAGTATAYESLMMGHTVCMTELTDWVGGQISSQGTTALDESREQRRQLFYSRGYKELRDRVEAKYGKLNPGGCWVSASCFLPADANAILMEMLAEAERKGGGELKWFPNTVVKDLSLNADGTQIEEVVAIRHSPAPGTAPLNSDFLSAIIEDAYTYDDSARLSKEIIQFVPAGIELERVENAPDSKVDWFVVEATETGELIALAEVPYELGLDPRSPLNPSSPVQERDPYCTQGFTYTFAMERTAEPQTYDVPDFYANYEPYYSWERERDSLKNAQDHFDFVFTYRRLWNASPQTEAKISGVPRPGVGDISMQNWTWGNDYRPGTEQDNLILTEDQLAASGQLEPGGWLGGLRADTLRKGEENAIGFFYWLTTGTTDSQIDDSWKEPEPYNVYLQGLDSPMNTAHGLSKYPYIREARRIIGRPSYGYENGFMISEVDFSWNDFTAEFYRENLDEDTYTSLRRYLAGLGTIDTFEPDADPNTFPIRARSRLYPDTVGIAQYAIDFHPCMAEYPAEKPGNIERPGVRQAHGQAYPAQIPLRAMIPQRVDNMLVASKSIAASYSAAAAYRVHSFEWSVGAAAAHSIDFSLRNGVLPYELVDDLPSYEPLLDQLRTELQTSGNPVQFPNTSIFNEDWGNWRPW; this is encoded by the coding sequence ATGAAACGCTTTTTTCGCGCTCTGACGGCTCCCATCTTAGCCTCTACGCTGGTTGCCGGTTCTATTCCTTTGCCGATTGGCAACGCCCAGGCCCAAGAGTCGGTGTCGCCCCGCGTGGCCCAGCTGCCCCAGGCTCCCGACCAGGTTGTGGAGTGCGAGCTGCTGATTGTCGGTGGTGGCCTAGCCGGTACCGCAACCGCTTACGAAAGCTTGATGATGGGCCACACCGTCTGTATGACCGAACTAACCGACTGGGTAGGGGGGCAGATCTCATCCCAAGGCACCACGGCGCTGGATGAGTCGCGGGAGCAGCGGCGGCAGCTATTTTATTCGCGGGGATATAAGGAGTTGCGCGATCGCGTCGAAGCTAAGTACGGCAAGCTCAACCCCGGCGGCTGCTGGGTGAGCGCCTCCTGCTTTTTGCCCGCCGATGCCAACGCCATATTGATGGAAATGCTGGCCGAGGCCGAGCGCAAGGGCGGCGGCGAACTCAAGTGGTTCCCCAATACGGTGGTCAAAGACCTGAGCCTAAACGCCGATGGCACTCAGATCGAAGAGGTGGTCGCGATTCGCCACAGCCCCGCACCGGGCACCGCCCCCCTCAACAGCGACTTTCTCTCTGCAATTATTGAAGATGCCTACACCTACGACGACTCGGCTCGTCTGTCGAAGGAAATTATTCAGTTTGTGCCCGCAGGCATCGAGCTAGAGCGGGTGGAGAATGCCCCCGATAGCAAGGTGGATTGGTTTGTGGTCGAGGCCACTGAGACCGGCGAGCTGATTGCCCTAGCCGAGGTGCCCTATGAGCTGGGGTTAGATCCGAGATCGCCCCTCAACCCCTCGTCGCCCGTGCAAGAGCGCGACCCCTACTGCACCCAGGGCTTTACCTACACCTTTGCCATGGAGCGCACCGCCGAGCCCCAGACCTATGATGTGCCCGACTTTTATGCCAACTACGAGCCCTACTACAGCTGGGAGCGCGAGCGCGACTCGCTGAAAAACGCCCAGGATCACTTCGACTTTGTCTTTACCTACCGCCGCCTGTGGAATGCCTCACCCCAAACGGAAGCGAAAATCTCTGGCGTACCTCGTCCGGGCGTGGGCGACATCTCGATGCAGAACTGGACTTGGGGTAACGACTACCGCCCCGGCACCGAGCAGGACAACCTGATTCTCACCGAAGATCAGCTGGCGGCCAGTGGCCAGCTAGAGCCGGGCGGCTGGCTGGGGGGCCTGCGGGCCGACACCCTGCGCAAGGGTGAAGAGAATGCGATCGGCTTTTTCTACTGGTTGACTACCGGCACCACCGACTCACAGATCGACGACTCTTGGAAAGAGCCCGAACCCTATAACGTCTATTTGCAGGGGTTAGATTCCCCCATGAATACAGCCCACGGCCTGTCGAAGTATCCCTACATTCGCGAGGCGCGGCGGATTATTGGTCGGCCCTCCTACGGCTACGAAAATGGGTTCATGATCAGCGAGGTCGACTTTTCGTGGAACGATTTTACCGCCGAGTTCTACCGAGAGAACCTAGACGAGGACACCTATACGTCTCTACGGCGCTACCTAGCGGGTTTAGGGACGATAGATACCTTTGAGCCCGATGCTGACCCGAATACTTTCCCGATTCGAGCGCGATCGCGCCTCTACCCCGACACCGTGGGCATTGCCCAGTATGCGATCGACTTTCACCCCTGCATGGCTGAGTACCCCGCCGAAAAACCCGGCAACATTGAGCGCCCCGGCGTGCGTCAGGCCCATGGCCAGGCCTACCCCGCCCAAATTCCCCTGCGGGCAATGATTCCCCAGCGGGTAGACAACATGCTGGTGGCCAGCAAGAGCATCGCCGCTAGCTACAGCGCCGCCGCCGCTTACCGGGTGCATTCCTTTGAGTGGTCGGTGGGGGCCGCTGCGGCTCACTCCATCGACTTCTCGCTGCGCAATGGGGTGCTGCCCTACGAGCTGGTGGATGATCTGCCTAGCTACGAGCCCCTGCTCGACCAGCTGCGGACCGAGCTGCAAACTAGCGGCAACCCGGTGCAGTTTCCGAACACCTCGATCTTCAATGAGGACTGGGGCAACTGGCGGCCTTGGTAA
- the argH gene encoding argininosuccinate lyase — protein MQTPSSQTWSQRFETALHPAIALFNASIGFDIQLIEYDLTGSEAHAKMLVKTEIISPEEGEQIVAGLETIRQEYRRGEFNPGVEAEDVHFAVERRLTELIGDVGKKLHTARSRNDQVGTDLRLYLRAQIEAIQGQLRQYQQTLLSIAEEHVETLIPGYTHLQRAQPLSLAHHLLAYFDMAQRDWDRLHDLQKRVNISPLGCGALAGTTFPIDRQYSADLLGFEKVYGNSLDGVSDRDFAIEFACAASLIMVHLSRLSEEMILWASEEFSFVTLNDSCSTGSSIMPQKKNPDVPELVRGKTGRVFGHLQGLLVMMKGLPLAYNKDLQEDKEAIFDTVNTVRGCVEAMTILLAEGVNFRVPRLRQAVNEDYSNATDVADYLATKGVPFREAYNLVGKVVKTSLAAGKLLRELTLEEWQAIHPAFEDDIYAAIAPQQVVSARNSYGGTGFDQVHQAIARANQVLGEG, from the coding sequence ATGCAAACGCCCTCTTCCCAAACCTGGAGCCAGCGCTTTGAAACAGCGCTGCATCCGGCGATCGCGCTCTTCAACGCCAGCATTGGCTTCGACATTCAGCTGATTGAGTACGACCTCACCGGCTCAGAGGCCCACGCCAAAATGCTTGTTAAAACGGAGATCATCAGCCCCGAGGAGGGCGAGCAGATTGTCGCCGGGCTCGAAACCATTCGCCAAGAGTATCGCCGGGGCGAGTTTAATCCCGGTGTCGAGGCGGAGGACGTCCACTTTGCTGTGGAGCGGCGGCTGACGGAGCTGATTGGCGATGTGGGCAAAAAATTGCACACCGCCCGCAGCCGCAACGACCAGGTGGGTACTGACTTGCGCCTCTACCTGCGCGCTCAGATCGAGGCTATTCAGGGCCAGCTGCGCCAGTACCAGCAGACCCTGCTAAGCATTGCCGAAGAACATGTGGAAACCTTGATTCCGGGATACACACACCTTCAGCGGGCCCAGCCACTGAGTTTGGCCCACCATCTGCTGGCCTACTTCGACATGGCCCAACGCGACTGGGACCGGCTGCATGACCTGCAAAAGCGGGTAAATATTTCGCCCCTGGGCTGCGGGGCGTTGGCGGGCACCACCTTCCCCATCGATCGCCAGTATTCTGCCGATCTGCTGGGGTTTGAGAAAGTCTACGGCAACAGTTTGGATGGGGTGAGCGATCGCGACTTTGCGATCGAGTTTGCCTGCGCTGCCAGCCTGATCATGGTGCACCTGTCGCGCCTGTCTGAAGAAATGATCCTCTGGGCGTCGGAGGAGTTCAGCTTTGTCACCCTCAACGACAGCTGCTCCACCGGCTCCAGCATCATGCCCCAAAAGAAAAACCCCGATGTGCCCGAGCTGGTGCGGGGCAAAACCGGCCGCGTCTTTGGCCACCTGCAAGGCCTGCTAGTGATGATGAAGGGTCTGCCCCTGGCCTACAACAAAGACCTGCAAGAGGACAAAGAGGCGATCTTCGACACGGTCAACACCGTGCGCGGCTGCGTGGAGGCGATGACCATCCTGCTGGCCGAGGGGGTCAACTTCCGGGTGCCGCGCCTGCGTCAAGCGGTGAATGAAGACTACTCCAACGCCACCGATGTGGCCGACTATCTGGCCACCAAGGGGGTGCCCTTCCGCGAGGCCTACAACCTGGTAGGCAAGGTGGTGAAGACGTCCCTGGCAGCAGGCAAGCTGCTGCGAGAGCTGACCTTAGAAGAATGGCAGGCGATTCACCCCGCCTTTGAAGACGACATTTACGCAGCGATCGCCCCCCAGCAGGTGGTCTCGGCCCGCAACAGCTACGGCGGCACCGGCTTTGATCAGGTGCACCAGGCGATCGCACGGGCAAACCAGGTCCTAGGAGAAGGCTGA
- a CDS encoding ABC transporter permease subunit, whose translation MVNTQQTITIPLRPSLWNPKTASALAVLATLGLAAYQAGLGRPGAELINLGGWPQLWEFLAASLRPDLSPEFVVLMGRAALVTLAYAVLGTALSVGLGLVGGLLSSAVWWQTVLPGNAGGLRRCLWLGGRGLLAFPRAIHELIWGLVLLQVLGLNPLVGVLAIAIPFGAIVAKVFSEILDETPPEPLHALLNAGTPPLAAFVYGLLPQALPNLLSYTFYRFECSLRASAVLGIIGAGGLGYEIFLSLQSLRYEQLWTGFYALILLNGAVDAWSALVRRRMGFTSRLDINRKPGASSRPAHQAPRQDGFLKLSWVGAIAAIPLSWWWLRLDAGVLWSARTQRLLGELLGTGWPPLPTWAELVNLAQLSWLTVAMSMVAIALAGLFGILVSLPAAQNFLLPGGLLHPVGQRRGSAWVAYTLLGLSRLVLLISRAIPAPIWALVLLYMLFPGVLPGALALALHNFGILGRLMAEVNENLDDRPVRALRTLGAGPTAIVAYGILPQNLGRFLAYILYRWEVCLRETVIVGLVGAGGLGRLLTEQISSFDYSGVMITLGVFVVLTFGIDAVSQRLRGVLRE comes from the coding sequence GTGGTTAACACCCAACAGACTATCACCATACCGCTGCGACCGAGCCTCTGGAACCCAAAAACAGCGAGCGCTCTAGCGGTTTTGGCGACCCTGGGCCTGGCTGCCTACCAGGCGGGGTTGGGGCGACCTGGAGCCGAGCTGATTAACCTGGGCGGTTGGCCGCAGCTGTGGGAGTTTTTGGCCGCCAGCCTGCGCCCCGATCTCAGCCCCGAGTTTGTCGTTCTCATGGGCCGCGCCGCCCTAGTCACCCTGGCCTATGCGGTGCTGGGCACGGCCCTCAGCGTGGGGCTAGGGCTGGTAGGCGGGCTGCTCTCCTCAGCCGTGTGGTGGCAGACGGTCCTCCCTGGCAATGCTGGGGGGCTGCGCCGCTGTCTATGGCTGGGGGGGCGGGGGCTGTTGGCCTTTCCCCGGGCGATCCACGAGTTGATCTGGGGGCTGGTGCTGCTGCAGGTGCTGGGGCTGAACCCGCTGGTGGGGGTGCTGGCGATCGCGATTCCCTTTGGGGCGATCGTCGCCAAAGTCTTCTCAGAAATTTTGGACGAGACGCCCCCTGAACCGCTCCACGCCTTGCTCAACGCTGGCACGCCGCCCCTCGCCGCCTTCGTCTACGGACTGCTGCCCCAGGCGCTACCCAACCTGCTTTCCTATACCTTTTACCGCTTTGAATGTTCCCTCAGGGCCTCCGCCGTTTTAGGAATTATCGGAGCCGGAGGACTGGGCTATGAAATTTTTCTCAGCCTGCAATCCCTGCGCTACGAGCAGCTGTGGACCGGGTTCTACGCGCTGATTCTACTCAATGGTGCGGTGGATGCTTGGAGTGCCCTAGTGCGCCGCCGCATGGGCTTCACCAGCCGTCTCGACATCAACCGCAAACCAGGTGCCTCGTCTCGGCCCGCCCATCAGGCCCCCCGGCAAGATGGATTCCTAAAGCTGTCATGGGTGGGCGCGATCGCGGCGATCCCCCTGAGCTGGTGGTGGCTGCGGCTAGATGCGGGGGTGCTGTGGTCGGCCCGCACCCAGCGCCTCTTAGGTGAATTGCTGGGTACTGGCTGGCCGCCCCTGCCAACCTGGGCCGAGCTGGTGAATTTAGCCCAACTCTCCTGGCTAACGGTGGCAATGTCGATGGTGGCGATTGCCCTAGCTGGCCTTTTTGGCATACTCGTCTCGCTGCCCGCCGCCCAAAATTTTCTGCTGCCGGGGGGGCTGCTGCATCCCGTTGGTCAGCGAAGGGGATCCGCTTGGGTAGCCTATACGCTGCTGGGTCTGAGTCGGCTCGTGCTGCTGATCAGCCGCGCTATCCCCGCCCCTATCTGGGCGCTGGTGCTGCTCTATATGCTGTTCCCCGGCGTGCTACCGGGGGCACTGGCCCTCGCTTTGCACAACTTCGGCATCCTGGGTCGGCTGATGGCCGAGGTAAATGAGAACCTAGATGATCGCCCCGTCCGTGCCCTCAGAACCCTGGGGGCTGGCCCTACTGCGATCGTGGCCTACGGCATTTTGCCCCAAAACCTGGGCCGCTTTCTGGCCTACATTCTCTACCGCTGGGAAGTCTGCCTGCGCGAGACCGTAATCGTGGGCTTAGTCGGTGCCGGCGGTCTAGGCCGTTTGCTCACCGAGCAAATCAGCAGCTTCGACTACAGCGGCGTGATGATAACCCTAGGAGTTTTCGTGGTGCTGACCTTTGGGATAGATGCAGTGAGTCAGCGGCTGCGCGGGGTTTTGAGAGAGTAA
- a CDS encoding DUF72 domain-containing protein codes for MAGFYFTGCAVWAFKDWVGSFYPKGSKAGEFLRLYGDRMTAVEGNTTFYSMPDAKTIDRWAATMPPGFRFCPKLPRAFSHQGKLMPFVEESHRFLQTLMPLGDRLGPLFIQLPPTYSPEQIGDLREFLARWPRQQNPIAVEVRHFDWFAEPHATRLNQMLTSLGVGRVLLDTRPVYDCIDTPNDDPQIGSERKKPRVPLQPEVTAPFTIVRYISHPDLAYNQTYFDKWVPRLHQWLEAGTDVYFFAHCPQEVRSPAVAREVYRQLQRAGATLPPLLWDVTEQQKAEEDNSSAQLSLFG; via the coding sequence ATGGCGGGGTTTTATTTTACTGGGTGTGCGGTATGGGCGTTCAAAGACTGGGTCGGCAGCTTCTATCCCAAAGGCAGTAAAGCGGGGGAGTTTTTGCGGTTGTACGGCGATCGCATGACCGCAGTAGAGGGCAACACCACCTTTTACTCCATGCCTGATGCCAAAACCATCGATCGCTGGGCCGCTACCATGCCCCCCGGATTTCGGTTTTGCCCCAAACTGCCCCGCGCCTTCTCTCACCAGGGCAAGCTGATGCCCTTTGTAGAAGAGTCTCACCGTTTTCTGCAAACCCTGATGCCTTTGGGAGATCGGCTGGGGCCATTGTTCATTCAGCTGCCGCCCACCTATAGCCCCGAGCAGATTGGTGATTTGAGAGAATTTCTCGCCCGCTGGCCCCGGCAGCAGAATCCCATCGCGGTGGAGGTGCGCCACTTCGACTGGTTTGCCGAACCCCACGCCACTCGCCTGAACCAGATGCTCACCAGCCTGGGTGTAGGTCGAGTGCTGCTGGACACGCGCCCCGTCTACGACTGCATCGATACCCCCAACGACGACCCGCAAATTGGCTCAGAGCGCAAGAAACCCAGGGTGCCGCTCCAGCCCGAAGTGACGGCTCCGTTCACGATCGTGCGCTACATCAGCCACCCCGACCTAGCCTACAACCAGACCTATTTCGATAAGTGGGTGCCCCGACTGCACCAGTGGCTAGAGGCTGGTACCGACGTATACTTCTTTGCCCACTGCCCTCAGGAGGTTAGATCGCCAGCGGTGGCCCGCGAGGTCTACCGCCAGCTTCAGCGGGCCGGAGCCACCCTGCCCCCTCTGCTGTGGGATGTAACCGAACAACAAAAAGCCGAGGAAGACAACTCCTCGGCTCAGCTCAGTTTGTTTGGATAA
- a CDS encoding tetratricopeptide repeat protein, with amino-acid sequence MISLCMIVKDEAATLARTLESAQGVVNEIVVVDTGSVDDTVAIAQSYEAKVHSFAWDNDFAAARNESLRHATGDWVLVLDADEVLLPETAQVLQRLDQGQPLGEVAAEDVLAVNLLRLELGAPQAPYTLITRCFRRLPEITFNRPYHETVDDSVAALQAQDARWQVITLGEVALHHTGYDPAVVVQRGKFDRARTAMEGYLAEHPNDSYLLNKLAALYVESDQAELALPLLDRALAESDTLDELTRYELHYHRALAQVDRPNQAASDYEAALTESVPPRLKLGAWINYGSLKKAQGDLEGAVELFQQAIEADPTLAIAHYNLGTAHRARGYLDEAIAAYRQAIALNPSYAEAHQNLGVALFKLGQLPEALQAFKRAIALYEVTDPATAAGLRKGVSALGIPPLLLAQAGFM; translated from the coding sequence ATGATTAGCCTCTGCATGATTGTGAAGGACGAGGCCGCCACCTTGGCCCGCACGCTTGAGAGCGCCCAGGGAGTAGTGAACGAGATCGTGGTCGTCGATACGGGGTCAGTGGATGACACCGTGGCGATCGCCCAATCCTACGAAGCCAAAGTCCACAGCTTTGCCTGGGATAACGATTTCGCTGCTGCCCGCAACGAATCACTGCGCCACGCTACCGGGGATTGGGTACTGGTGCTCGATGCCGACGAGGTGCTGCTGCCAGAAACTGCTCAGGTGCTGCAACGGCTCGACCAGGGACAACCCCTAGGAGAGGTTGCCGCCGAAGATGTGCTGGCCGTGAACTTGTTGCGCCTAGAGTTGGGTGCTCCCCAGGCTCCCTACACGCTGATCACCCGCTGCTTTCGCCGCTTGCCTGAGATCACCTTCAACCGCCCCTACCACGAGACTGTGGACGACAGCGTGGCGGCACTACAGGCGCAGGATGCTCGCTGGCAGGTGATTACCCTGGGCGAAGTGGCCCTGCACCACACCGGCTACGACCCGGCTGTTGTCGTGCAGCGAGGCAAGTTCGACCGCGCCCGCACCGCGATGGAAGGCTATCTGGCAGAGCACCCGAACGACAGCTACCTGCTGAACAAGCTAGCGGCCCTCTACGTCGAGTCTGACCAGGCTGAGCTAGCCCTACCCCTGCTCGATCGCGCCCTAGCTGAGTCCGACACCTTGGACGAATTGACCCGCTATGAGCTGCACTACCACCGCGCCCTAGCCCAAGTCGACCGACCGAACCAAGCTGCCAGCGACTACGAAGCTGCCCTGACCGAGAGCGTTCCCCCCAGGCTCAAGCTGGGTGCGTGGATTAACTACGGCAGCTTAAAAAAGGCTCAGGGCGATCTGGAGGGGGCCGTTGAATTGTTTCAGCAGGCGATTGAGGCTGACCCAACCCTGGCGATCGCCCACTACAACCTGGGCACCGCCCACCGCGCTAGAGGCTATCTGGATGAGGCGATCGCCGCCTACCGTCAGGCGATCGCCCTCAACCCTAGCTATGCCGAAGCCCACCAAAACCTGGGGGTAGCCTTGTTTAAGCTCGGGCAGTTACCTGAGGCGCTGCAGGCCTTTAAGCGGGCGATCGCCCTTTACGAGGTTACCGATCCCGCTACGGCTGCCGGTCTGCGCAAAGGAGTCAGCGCTTTGGGCATCCCACCCCTACTGCTAGCTCAGGCCGGCTTTATGTAG
- a CDS encoding late competence development ComFB family protein encodes MKIDHDVPRHAYVNVMELLVSEEVEKQVKTMQPRMLKYLKRVEVETYALNRLPSLYASSEKGRQLQYEKAKRELHNQIKSAVRQAFAAVQVDPIRASEPLHNQQDDAASVALSALRDLLKQPDLNWDGAINRLRSLLGRRGDQPPTAPAQEPSHRTRYRNDAPDMAAPGTDPDHGHYWRPGTYGSEVSWKKTHNPGSAPSNSNFDWNDSRYSQ; translated from the coding sequence ATGAAAATTGATCACGACGTTCCAAGACATGCCTACGTGAATGTGATGGAACTGCTCGTCTCTGAAGAGGTAGAAAAGCAGGTCAAAACCATGCAGCCCCGCATGCTGAAGTATCTCAAGCGGGTAGAAGTCGAGACCTACGCCCTCAACCGTCTGCCTTCGCTCTACGCTTCCAGCGAGAAGGGTCGGCAACTTCAATATGAAAAGGCCAAGCGAGAACTCCATAACCAAATTAAAAGCGCGGTTCGCCAAGCCTTTGCCGCTGTTCAGGTCGATCCGATTCGGGCGTCTGAGCCGCTGCACAACCAGCAAGACGACGCGGCCAGCGTTGCCCTCAGTGCCCTACGCGATCTGCTTAAGCAACCCGACCTCAATTGGGATGGCGCGATCAATCGCCTGCGGTCCCTGCTTGGTCGTCGCGGCGACCAACCGCCCACGGCCCCGGCCCAAGAACCGTCGCACCGCACCCGCTACCGCAACGATGCTCCTGACATGGCCGCCCCCGGCACTGACCCTGACCACGGTCACTACTGGCGACCCGGCACCTACGGCTCTGAGGTCTCGTGGAAGAAAACCCACAATCCTGGCTCAGCGCCGTCAAACTCTAACTTTGACTGGAACGACAGCCGCTACTCTCAGTAG